A stretch of DNA from Streptomyces rubradiris:
GGCCCGTCACCGGGCCGCGGTGCGGCGGCGCCGGGTGACCCTGGGCGTGGCCGGGGTGCTGGTGGCGGCGGCCGTGGGCGTCGGCGCGTGGTTCGCCTCCGCCGACGGGGACGACCAGGCGCCCCAGGACACGCACAGCACGTCGGCCCCCTGAGAGACGGGGGCGGACGCGACCCGGCCGAGGACGCTTGCCACAGCCGTTACGCTGGAAGGCGTGGCAGTCGTCGATGTATCCGAAGAGCTGAAGTCCCTCTCCTCGACCATGGAGTCGATCGAGGCCGTCCTGGACCTCGACAAGATGAGGGCAGATATCGCCGTGCTTGAGGAGCAGGCGGCGGCCCCGTCCCTGTGGGACAACCCGGACGAGGCGCAGAAGATCACCAGCAAGCTCTCCCACCTCCAGGCCGAGGTCAGGAAGGCGGAGGCGCTGCGCGGCCGGATCGACGACCTCGCGGTCCTCTTCGAGATGGCCGAGGAGGAGGACGACCCGGACACCCGCGCCGAGGCCGAGTCCGAGCTGGCCTCGGTGAAGAAGGCGCTGGACGAGATGGAGGTGCGCACCCTCCTGTCCGGGGAGTACGACTCCCGTGAGGCGCTCGTCAACATCCGCGCCGAGGCCGGCGGCGTCGACGCGGCCGACTTCGCCGAGAAGCTCCAGCGGATGTACCTGCGCTGGGCCGAGCAGCGCGGTTACAAGACGGAGCTGATCGAGACGTCGTACGCCGAAGAGGCCGGCATCAAGTCGACCACCTTCGCCGTGCAGGCGCCGTACGCCTACGGCACCCTCTCCGTCGAGCAGGGCACGCACCGCCTGGTGCGCATCTCGCCCTTCGACAACCAGGGCCGCCGCCAGACGTCCTTCGCGGGCGTCGAGGTGCTGCCGGTCGTCGAGCAGTCCGACCACGTCGAGATCGACGAGTCCGACCTGCGGATCGACGTCTACCGCTCCTCCGGCCCCGGCGGCCAGGGCGTCAACACGACCGACTCCGCCGTCCGCATCACCCACCTGCCCACCGGCATCGTGGTCTCCTGCCAGAACGAGCGGTCGCAGATCCAGAACAAGGCCACCGCGATGAACGTCCTCCAGGCCAAGCTGCTGGAGCGGCGCCGCCAGGAGGAGCAGGCCAAGATGGACGCCCTCAAGGGCGACGGCGGCAACTCCTGGGGCAACCAGATGCGTTCGTACGTGCTGCACCCCTACCAGATGGTCAAGGACCTGCGCACCGAGCACGAGGTGGGCAACCCGGAGGCCGTGTTCAACGGCGAGATCGACGGGTTCCTGGAGGCCGGTATTCGCTGGCGCAAGCAGCAGGAGAAGTAACTTTGTCGACATGACAACTGCCGTCCGATGGGCGGCAGTTGTTGTTTTGTCCGGGTTCTACATCACACTCACAGGCTTCAATTCCCCGTAAACGCCACCCCATCGGACAATGCGCCCGCAACGCCCTTGACGTTGCTATGAAAAATCGGAAGGGTGGGGCGGCGGCATGCGTACTCGCGGGGCGCATGTGAACCGGGGGATCGAGTTGACGCACTCTTCGTCACCAGCTGCCTCCGTCGATCACGGCACGCCCGCCCATGCGCCGCCTCATTGACGAACAGCTACTGGGGGTAGCAACCATATGACGAAGAAGACGCGGATCCGGGTCGCGCGGATAGCCGCCGGCGCCGTGATCGCGGCCGGTGCCTCGCTGACCGCGGCGGGCGCGGCTTCCGCCCTGGACCTCGATGTCCAGGCGGGTCCGATCAGCCTCGGCGTGAGCGGTGTCGGCGCCGACGGCGAGGACACCGGCGGGGGCGGCGACGACTGCCCGATCGCCATCTGCACCGACGGCGGCCCCACGTCCGGTGGCCCGAGCACGGGCGGTGACACCTCTACGAACGGTGGCCCGAGCACCGGTGGTGACACCTCTACGAACGGTGGCCCGAGCACGGGCGGTGACACCTCTACGAACGGTGGCCCGAGCACGGGCGGTGACACCTCCACGAACGGTGGCCCGAGCACCGGTGGTGACACCTCCACGAACGGTGGCCCGAGCACCGGTGGTGACACCTCCACGAACGGTGGCCCGAGCACGGGCGGTGACACCTCCACGAACGGTGGCCCGAGCACCGGTGGTGACACCTCCACGAACGGTGGCCCCGGCACGGGCGGTTCCACCGACGGCGGTAACGGCAACTCGGGTGGCAACGGCAACGGCGGCAACGGCAACTCCGGCGGCAACGGCAACGGCGGCAACAGCGGCGGTAACGGCAACGGCGGCAACTCGGGCGGTGACACCGGCACCGACGGCGGCACCGGCACCACCGGTACCACGGGCGGCTCCGGCTCCACCGGTGGTTCCACCGACGGCGGCACCGGTACCACCGGCGGTTCCACCGGCACCGGCGGCAACAACACCACGCCCAACGGCGGCGGCAACAACACCGTCCCGCAGGACGCCGGCTCCTCGGCGCTGACCGACACCGGCTCCGACACCGTGGCCCAGGGCGGTGACAAGCAGCTCGCCGAGACCGGTGCCGGTCAGACCGCGTTCCTGCTCGTCGGCGCCGCGACGATGATCGCCGGCGGTATCGGCTTCCGCATGCTGCCGCGCCTGGTCAGCGGCCGGAGCGGCGCCGCGGCCTGAGCGTGACCCCGCGCTCACGCACCGCACGCACGGCGTACACGCAAGGGCCCGGAGCCTGGCGCTCCGGGCCCTTGCGGCGTTTTCACACCGTCTGGTGCGCCAGCAGCGCCACCGCGGCGATCAGCACCGCCAGCAGCGCGATCAGCGCCATCGGGTTCAGCCCGTTCAGGCCCCCGAAGAAGCCCTCCTGCTGCAGTCGCTCGCGGTTGGCACGGCACACCGGGCACCGGCCCTCGCTCACGGGCGCCGCGCAGTTCGCGCACACCAACCGGTCGTACGTCATGCGCTCGCCCTCCTTGCACCGGCCATCACATGTACAACGCTCACGGGAGCGGGAACGTTCCCCGGCGCTCCCGTCGCCCTTCGTCTTCCTTCTTCCACTGTGCCAGGTTCCCGCGGAGCGTGCGCGGGGCCCGCACGCGGGCGCAGGCGGGGGGTACGGACACCGGGAGGTACAAAAACGTACAAGTCTTGCCCAACCTCAACCTGCGCCTGCGCTTGCGCACCCGGTTCGCGTATGGTCACGCTCATCTACCCCCGGCGACCCGTGGTGCATCCGTGATCCGATTCGACAACGTCTCCAAGGTCTACCCCAAGCAGACCCGCCCCGCACTCAGGGATGTCTCCCTGGAGGTGGAGAAGGGCGAGTTCGTCTTCCTCGTGGGGTCCTCCGGCTCCGGAAAGTCCACCTTCCTGCGGCTCATCCTCCGCGAGGAGCGGTGCAGCCACGGCCAGGTGCACGTGCTCGGCAAGGACCTCGCGCGCCTGTCCAACTGGAAGGTGCCGCAGATGCGCCGCCAGCTGGGCACCGTCTTCCAGGACTTCCGGCTGCTGCCGAACAAGACGGTCGCGGAGAACGTGGCCTTCGCCCAGGAGGTGATCGGCAAGTCCCGCGGCGAGATCCGCAAGTCCGTGCCGCAGGTGCTCGACCTCGTCGGGCTCGGCGGCAAGGAGGACCGGAGGCCCGGCGAGCTGTCCGGCGGTGAACAGCAGCGCGTCGCCATCGCGCGCGCGTTCGTCAACCGGCCCAAGCTGCTCATCGCCGACGAGCCCACCGGCAACCTCGACCCGCAGACCTCCGTCGGCATCATGAAGCTGCTCGACCGGATCAACCGGACGGGCACCACCGTCATCATGGCGACGCACGACCAGAACATCGTGGACCAGATGCGCAAGCGCGTCATCGAGCTGGAGAAGGGCCGCCTCGTCCGCGACCAGGCCCGCGGCGTCTACGGCTACCAGCACTGACCGCACCCAGTTCCCGAAAGGCCTGAAGAAGTAGCCATGCGCGCCCAGTTCGTCCTGTCGGAGATCGGTGTCGGTCTCCGCCGCAACCTGACGATGACCTTCGCCGTCATCGTCTCCGTCGCCCTGTCCCTGGCCCTGTTCGGCGGCTCGCTGCTGATGAGCGACCAGGTCAGCACCATGAAGGGCTACTGGTACGACAAGGTCAACGTCTCGATCTTCCTGTGCAACAAGCACGACGCGGAGAACGACGTGCACTGCGCCAAGGGCGCGGTCACCGAGGACCAGAAGAAGCAGATCCTCGCGGACCTGAAGCAGATGCCGGTCGTCGAGAACGTGACCTACGAGTCCCAGGACGAGGCGTACAAGCACTACAAGGAGCAGTTCGGCAACTCCCCGCTGGCCGGCTCGCTGACGCCGGACCAGATGCAGGAGTCGTACCGGATCAAGCTCAAGGACCCGCAGAAGTACCAGGTGATCGCGAGCGCGTTCAACGGGCGGGACGGCGTGCAGTCGGTGCAGGACCAGAAGGGCATCCTGGACAACCTCTTCCAGCTGCTGAACCTGATGAACCGGGGCGCGCTCGGCGTGATGGCGATGATGCTGATCGTCGCCCTGCTGCTGATCGTCAACACCGTGCGCGTCTCGGCGTTCAGCCGCCGGCGCGAGACCGGCATCATGCGCCTGGTCGGTGCCTCGGGCTTCTACATCCAGGCGCCGTTCATCGCCGAGGCCGCGGTCGCCGGACTCATCGGCGGCGGCCTGGCCTGTGTGGCCCTCGTGCTCGGCCGGTACTTCACCATCGACCACGGCATGGACCTCTCCCACAAGCTGACCCTCATCAACTTCGTGGGCTGGGACGCGGTGTTGACCAAGCTGCCGCTGATCCTGGCGACCAGCGTGCTGATGCCGTCCCTGGCGGCGTTCTTCGCGCTCCGCAAGTACTTGAAGGTGTGACGCACACCAAGAAGGGCCGTACGGGCAACAGTCCGTGCGGCCCTTCGCCTTGTCCTAGACTCACCGCCATGTCAGGCCGTGACCCCCTCTGTAGTCCCCGCCGCGTCCGCCGCGGTGCCGCCCTGACACTGGTCTTCGCCGGAGTGCTGGGGGCCGGCGCCGCCACCGACGCCTTCCCGGGGCCCCGCGCCCCCCAGCGCAGGGCCGTCGCCGCGCCGGCGGACCCGGCCGGCCGGTCCGAGGCCGTACGGGAGGCCGCCGCCGCGGCGATGGCCGCCGGCAAGTCCCCGACGGAGGCCGCCGAACGGGCCGTCAGCCGCAGCGGCGACCGCTGGGCCGCGGTCTACTCCGAGGGTGAGTTCGAGGAGTTCCAGGACGCGCTCGACGGCCGCTACACCGGCGTCGGCCTGTGGGCGCGGCAGGAGCCGGACGGCCGGATCGAGGTCACCCGGGTGCGGCCCGGCTCGCCCGCCGCCGGCGCCGGGATCCGGGCCGGCGACCGGCTGCGCAGCGTCGACGGCCACAAGACCGACGGCCGGCCGGTCACCGAGGTGATCGCCCTGCTGCGCGGTGACACGCGCGGCGACGGCACGGCGGGCGCCCCGGCCGGTACGACGGTCACGCTCGGCCTGGAGCGGGGCACCCGCGCGTGGACCAGGACCCTGCGCCGGGCCAAGCTGTCCACCGACCCCGTGACCGTGCGCCGGCTGCCCGGCGCGGTCACCGCCGTGAAGGTCTCCGCGTTCACCAAGGGTTCCGCCGACGCGGTCCGCGCGGCCCTGCGCACCGCCCCCGCCGACGGCCGCACCATCCTCGACCTGCGCGGCAACTCCGGCGGCCTGGTCACCGAGGCCGTGTCCACCGCCTCCGCCTTCCTGGACGGCGGCCTGGTCGCCACCTACGACGTCGACGGCGCCCAGCGCGCCCTGCACGCCGACCCGGGCGGCGACACCGCCCGGCCCCTGGTCGTCCTCGTCGACGGCGGCACCATGAGCGCGGCCGAACTGCTCACCGGCGCCCTCCAGGACCGGGGGCGCGCGGTGGTGATCGGGTCGCGCACCTTCGGCAAGGGCTCCGTCCAGATGCCGGTGAAGCTGCCCGACGGCTCGGTGGCCGAGCTGACCGTCGGCCACTACCGCACCCCGTCCGGGCACACCGTCGACGGCCGGGGCATCACCCCCGACCTGGAGGCGGGCCCGGACCAGGCCCTGACCCGGGCCCGTACGGTGCTCACCGGGCTGGGCGACCCGTCGTAGCCACGCCGCGCGCCCACGCGTAATCGGCTGTACTCACCACCCCTGTGTGGTGCGAAAATGGCGGCACTATGAGCAAGGGAATGTACGTACCGAAGGAGTCCCAGCCCAAGCACGGCGGGGCCGCCAAGGCCAGGGACGGCGAGAAGGGCGGCAAGCGCAAGATCGTCGCCCAGAACAAGAAGGCCCGGCACGACTACGCGATCATCGACACCTTCGAGGCCGGGCTCGTGCTCATGGGCACGGAGGTCAAGTCGCTGCGCGAGGGACGCACCTCGCTGACCGACGGCTTCGTCCACATCGACCGGGGCGAGGCGTGGCTGCACAACGCCCACATCCCCGAGTACCACCAGGGCAGCTGGACCAACCACTCCGCGCGCCGCAAGCGCAAGCTGCTGCTGCACCGCGCGGAGATCGACAAGCTGGAGTCGAAGTCCCAGGAGACGGGACACACGATCGTGCCCCTCGCCATCTACTTCAAGGACGGCCGGGCGAAGGCCGAGATCGCTCTCGCGCGGGGCAAGAAGGAGTACGACAAGCGGCAGACGCTGCGCGAGCAGCAGGACCGGCGGGAGGCGGCCCGGGCGATCGCGGCCGCGAAGCGCCGGCAGCGCGGCGTCTAGCCGGCCGGCCCACGGGACCGGCCGTCCGACGGGAATAGGCTGGCATCGGCCCGCGTTGTTCCCGTACGATGGCACCTGCACCTCGCAGTGGGTGCGCACCTTGAGAAATCAACATGGGGATGATCGGTTTCGACAGCGGCTGTCGAAGCAGGGGAAGCGTGTCGAGGAAGCGGCAATGATCTCGTAAACCATATGTCGCAAAAAATAATCGCCAACACCAAGCGCGATTCCTTCGCCCTCGCTGCCTAAGTAGCGACTTGCGAAGTGTCAGCCCGGGGCTGTTCCCGACCCGGATCCTGGCATCAGCTAGGGAACTAAACCTCTAGACCCGGTCACGGGGTGTAGAGGGAAATCAAACAGTGACTGAGCCCGTCGGAGACTTGTCCGCGTGATCTCCGGG
This window harbors:
- the prfB gene encoding peptide chain release factor 2, translated to MAVVDVSEELKSLSSTMESIEAVLDLDKMRADIAVLEEQAAAPSLWDNPDEAQKITSKLSHLQAEVRKAEALRGRIDDLAVLFEMAEEEDDPDTRAEAESELASVKKALDEMEVRTLLSGEYDSREALVNIRAEAGGVDAADFAEKLQRMYLRWAEQRGYKTELIETSYAEEAGIKSTTFAVQAPYAYGTLSVEQGTHRLVRISPFDNQGRRQTSFAGVEVLPVVEQSDHVEIDESDLRIDVYRSSGPGGQGVNTTDSAVRITHLPTGIVVSCQNERSQIQNKATAMNVLQAKLLERRRQEEQAKMDALKGDGGNSWGNQMRSYVLHPYQMVKDLRTEHEVGNPEAVFNGEIDGFLEAGIRWRKQQEK
- the ftsE gene encoding cell division ATP-binding protein FtsE, whose protein sequence is MIRFDNVSKVYPKQTRPALRDVSLEVEKGEFVFLVGSSGSGKSTFLRLILREERCSHGQVHVLGKDLARLSNWKVPQMRRQLGTVFQDFRLLPNKTVAENVAFAQEVIGKSRGEIRKSVPQVLDLVGLGGKEDRRPGELSGGEQQRVAIARAFVNRPKLLIADEPTGNLDPQTSVGIMKLLDRINRTGTTVIMATHDQNIVDQMRKRVIELEKGRLVRDQARGVYGYQH
- the ftsX gene encoding permease-like cell division protein FtsX, with the translated sequence MRAQFVLSEIGVGLRRNLTMTFAVIVSVALSLALFGGSLLMSDQVSTMKGYWYDKVNVSIFLCNKHDAENDVHCAKGAVTEDQKKQILADLKQMPVVENVTYESQDEAYKHYKEQFGNSPLAGSLTPDQMQESYRIKLKDPQKYQVIASAFNGRDGVQSVQDQKGILDNLFQLLNLMNRGALGVMAMMLIVALLLIVNTVRVSAFSRRRETGIMRLVGASGFYIQAPFIAEAAVAGLIGGGLACVALVLGRYFTIDHGMDLSHKLTLINFVGWDAVLTKLPLILATSVLMPSLAAFFALRKYLKV
- a CDS encoding S41 family peptidase — its product is MSGRDPLCSPRRVRRGAALTLVFAGVLGAGAATDAFPGPRAPQRRAVAAPADPAGRSEAVREAAAAAMAAGKSPTEAAERAVSRSGDRWAAVYSEGEFEEFQDALDGRYTGVGLWARQEPDGRIEVTRVRPGSPAAGAGIRAGDRLRSVDGHKTDGRPVTEVIALLRGDTRGDGTAGAPAGTTVTLGLERGTRAWTRTLRRAKLSTDPVTVRRLPGAVTAVKVSAFTKGSADAVRAALRTAPADGRTILDLRGNSGGLVTEAVSTASAFLDGGLVATYDVDGAQRALHADPGGDTARPLVVLVDGGTMSAAELLTGALQDRGRAVVIGSRTFGKGSVQMPVKLPDGSVAELTVGHYRTPSGHTVDGRGITPDLEAGPDQALTRARTVLTGLGDPS
- the smpB gene encoding SsrA-binding protein SmpB → MYVPKESQPKHGGAAKARDGEKGGKRKIVAQNKKARHDYAIIDTFEAGLVLMGTEVKSLREGRTSLTDGFVHIDRGEAWLHNAHIPEYHQGSWTNHSARRKRKLLLHRAEIDKLESKSQETGHTIVPLAIYFKDGRAKAEIALARGKKEYDKRQTLREQQDRREAARAIAAAKRRQRGV